Below is a genomic region from Microbulbifer sp. ALW1.
CATCACTGTCGACACGGTTCACCGCCGCGGCGATACCGCCGGCGGAACCGCTGGCAGAGCCGGCGCCCATCCAGGCGGTGGAGACACTGTCGGTGTAGTCCGCGGACTGCACGCGAATGGTGCCGCCGGTGCTGCTGGCGGAGCCCAGTGCGTTGCTACCCACATTCTTGATCGCCGCCTGCACCGTCTGATCCAGATCGGTAACGCTGAGGGCACCGGCAAAGGCCAGGCCGGAGCTGCCGGTGGAAGCACCGATACCGATGGCATTACCAACCAGCAGGTTGGCGTCGCCGTCGGAACCGCTGGATGCTTTGACGGTAACATCGCCGGAAGCTTCCAGGTCGATATTGCCAATGCGCGCCAGTGTTTCGTGGCCACTGTCACCGATCAGGTTGAGCGCGACCGCAAGACCGGCGGCAAAGCCGGTGCCGGAAGAAATTGCCACGGAGCCGGCCACATTGACCAGGTCCATATCGTTCTGCGCAATCACCGACACATCGTCGGCGTACACGGTGCCATTTTTGTAACCGTCCCAGTCGCCCAGTTCCGCGCGCACGATATTGTTCAGGCTATTCACCGCCACCGAGCCGACGCCCGAGTACTTGCCGGTGGCGACACCGAGGCCCGCGGCCACGGTATACAGCAGCGCCTCATCGCGCGCAGACACATCGATGCTGCTGGCGGCGCTAGTGCTGGTGTTGATGGTGGCGTTTTTGATGATCGCGGTTTTTTCCGTCTGCACATCCGCGTGCGCATAGGACAGGCCGAGGTTGGAACCGCCCGCCTGCAACACGCCGGCTACGGCGATAATGCGTTCGCCTTCACTGCCGTAGCTGTAGGCAGAACCGGTGCCGTCGTCACTGGTGTGGATCTCGGAATTATCGAACGCCGCAGCGCCGCTGAAATCGAAGTCTTCGTTGACCGAACTGGAACCGAGGGAGTCCAGAATCGCGTCCAGGCTGCCGACCTTGGTACCCGCCACATTGACCGCTACCGTATCCGCACCGGTAATGGTGACGTCCTCAAGACGCGCCTTGGTGTCGCCCTTGATGGAGCCGATGGCAAAGCTGCCCATAAAGCCGAAAGAGTTTTCAGCGTTATTGTTGTAGCCAACGCCGGCGGCGCCAATACCTATGCGCTGCAGGCCACGAGCGCTGATGTCGATGGTGTCGAAGTTGTAAATGGCACTGTTAGTAAAGAAAGCATCGTCCGCGTGGGTAACGACCGCTTCCACCGACTTGCCGCTGTACACGTCTTCGTCGTAAGCGGAAGACAACACATTGTTGCCGTCCGGGTTAGAGTCACCAATCAGGTTCGCGGGGTCGTCGATATCCGCAAAGGTGATGGCGAGGCCGAAACCGGTTTTGCCGCCGCCGTACAGGGTACCGCCGCCCACACCGATATCGGTGTTGTTGTAAGCACTTACTTCGAAATCGTTGTCGCCATCACCACTGCCGCTGACGGTGCTGCCTTCCATGCGCGCGGAAGTGCCGTCGCGCACCTGGGCACCGGAAACGGACACGCCGGCGGAGGTGGATTTACCACCGGCGCTTGGCGTATCGATGGCCAGGGCCAGGCCTATGGAGGTGAGCTCACCCCCATGCAGCGCCTGAATGGATAAATCATCGACGTTGCGCACATCGGACTCGATCAGCCACGCCAGCGCATCGTTGAAGCTGATCTGGTAGGCAATGGCGCCGGCCATGGCGCTGGAGGTCGGCGTGGACGCGGACTTGGACAGGTTCAGTGCCGCAGAGCCGGACGCAGAGACGGAAATGATTTTCTGCAGGGCCTGGATATCCAGGTCCAGCTCCTCGCCCGTGTGCCCCTTGATGGTGGCGCCGTCGACGATGGCTTTCGCATCGAGGTTGGATACGGTCACGGTAACACTACCAGCACCGGCAAGGCTGGTCTGGTCGGAGTCCACCGAGGCGGTACCATTGTCACCGGAGCTGGAACTGTCGTTGCTGCCGCTCTGGGAAGCGGAGTCCACTGAGCTGCTACTGGAGCCGGAATTGGCTTCACTCTGGGAGCTGGCCGTGTTGCTTTCCAGATCTCCGGACCAGCCACCAAACTTGCCACCGTACCAGCTTTCGAATTTTTCACCGATACCGGGTTCACCGGTGTCTTCCGTCAGCAGCGCACCGGCCACCGCGACACTGCCGGTGGAGCCACTGGATTTACCCCGCACTTCCACATTGCGCGCAATGATCGCGGGCGAGCTCGGCTGGGAAGGATTGGTGGGCGCGGACGGATCCGGCTGGGATCCATTTTTGAAGCCGACTTTTGCTTCTTCTTTGGAGTTGTCGCCGATAAACGCCTTGGTATCGCCCTGGGTGATATTCGCGGCGATCGCCACACCCACGGCGCTTTCACCAGCGGTCCAGTTCACCGCACCTGCTGCCGCCCAGTTACCCATCTGGTGGTCGGCAGTAATGATCAGGTCATCTGCGCTCACATAGGCGTTATTGGAAAGGGAAGCGTGGGTCAGTGCTTCGCTGTTCAGAATCGCGATCACACCATTGAAGCCGGTGCCGGTCCCCATGCCGGAAGACGGTGTCACCACAAAGTGGCGCTCGTCGGTTTCCGAAGTGACCTTCACATCGCCTGCGGCCGTAATGCTGGCATCGCCGATACCGGCGACCGCCTGGGTGGCCTGCTGCACGAAGGTAATGCTGCCGCCGATGGACTTGCCGTCGTCATTGGTGCCATTACCGTTCGGCAGAATACCCAGGGTGCCGATATTGCCGGCCACATGGGCACTTTCAATCAGATTGTAGGCGCGCACCGCCACCGAGCTGTCAAAGTCGTATTTATAGGTAACGTCTTTGAAGGGTTCGAAATCGCTGAAAATACCGGGGCTGGTGAGACTGGAGTCGAGGTTGTAGGAAACACTCCAGTCGCTGGTGCCGGTGGTGGTGATCTCAACGCCGTCACCGATCCACGCCTTGGTATTGATATCGTTCCACTGCACATTCACCGAACCGCCGTAGGCTTCCTTATCCGCCGCGGCGCCGGCATTGGCGAAGGTGGTGAGAATGTTATTCTGGAGACCGCCGGTACCATTGAATTTGCTGATAACGTCGGACAGGGACTCCCAGCGATCGTAGGTAGAAACGATCGGCATTTTCTGTTCGGAAACCACACCCAGGTTTTGCGCCTTGATAGTGGTGTAGTCACCCACTTCTGCGACCGCATCGCCCTCGTGGATCGCGAAGTTGACGGCGAGCGCCGCGCTCTTTTCCGCGGCGTTGGTCTGCTGCGCGCCGGCACTGCCGTCTTTGGGGGAGGTCACCGCAGTTTCTGCTGAGGTGCGGTAACCGCCCTGGTCGCCACCCACGGCGCCGCGGCCATCACCGCCGATCACCGCGTCGTTGTCGGTACCGAGATCGGTGGCCGCCGCTACCAGCACATTGCCGCTGGCATCAATGGTCGGGGCATCGCTCTGGCCGCTGGCGTTGGTGCCGAGGTAGGCGTAGGCCTCTTTGTCCGAAAGGTTGAGAGAGAAGGACAGACCGCCCTTCCAGTCCACTTTGCCGGAGGAATCACTGGATGCACTGGAGTCCACACCGCCGGGCAGATATTTGGTCAGCAGGCTGGACACACCGCCCTGCACTTTCCCCATGCCGGCCACCAGTTTGGAACCGATAGTGCGCGTGAGAATGCTACCGCCCACCGCGACGCCGGAGTGCACCCGCTGCTCCACGGTGCGATCGAGAGCCACTACGGTGACGTCGCCCACCTGATCGGCGCTGCTGCCGAGATCCGCGCCCATTTCTGCGGTGGCACTGGAATCGAAGTCGCCCACCGCCACGGCGATGCCATAGCGCGTATTGGAAAGTCCGTAGACCGAAGCCGAGGTGTAAAAGCGGTTGAGGTTTTCTGCGGCCAGCAGCAGGTTGTCGGCATCCAGGGTAGCGCCGGTTTCAATCACCGCCTTGGCGTCGACATCCGCCTCACCCACTGCGACGGCAGCCACTACCTTGTTGGATTTGTCAGCTTCCAGCACGAATGCGCTGGAGGAAACATAGGCTTCGTTGTGCGCGGTCACCGCCAGGTCGCCACCGGCGCTGATGGTCGCACCGGATTTGACGGTGGTGGTACTGGTGGCATCACCGCTGACGTAAATACCGGCGAGCGCTGCGGTCAACACGTCGGCGCCCATGACCAGCGCCATGGCCTCGGCCACCGAGTGCGAATCCGCAGACAGGGTGACGTTACCGGCGGCGGTGATATTGGCACCGCTGTTGACGGTGACGGTCGCGTCGGAATCGGCCTCCATATAGTTGAAATCCACACCCGCGAGCGCGGCCACGGTTTTCAGGCCGAGGGTAGTGCCAATTTCTTCGTAGATGGAACTGGTCGACGAACTGTAGGCTTTAGCCGTAACGTTATTGGCTTCGATGGTGCCGGACAGGTCGATGCTGGTTTCGGCCCTGGCTTTGCCATAGCCCACCGCATCGGTTTCACTCGCGGTCAGGTTCACGTCACCGTCGGTGGTACTGCTGTCGCCATCCACCGTATCCAGAACACCGGTGCTGGCGAGGCTAATGTTTTTACCTTTCAGGTCGATGTTACCGACGGTACTGCCGCTACCAGCAGTGCTGGTGAGGCTGCCCGCGACAGTAATCGTGTCAGCCTCCACCGAGATACCTGCAGCGGTAACCGAGGCCGTGGACTCAATGGTGACACTGTCGGCGACAAACTTCAGCAGGCCGCCGTAGAGAATATCTTCGGCCCAGCTCAGGGATGAATCACTGTTCAGGGTCAGAGCGCTGGCATTGAGGCCGGTCAGGTCCAGGGTGTCATCGATATTTGCGGTCAGCAGAATCGATTCGGACGCGTTGAAGGTACCGCTGTTGTAAAAACTATCGACGTCGAGGGAAATATTGTCCGCGTCCAGGGTGGTACCGGAGGTTACCGTGAGACTGCTGCCATTGAAGCTGATGTCTTTGCCGGTGAAATTGAAGTCCGTTCCGCTGCTATTCCAGACAATATCGTCCGAGTCATAGCCGGTTACCGCGGTGCCAGACAACACTATGTCGTTGTCGGTACTAATGGCCAACATGCTGTAGTTCAACATGGAAAGAATGCCATAGTCGGCATCCTTCACCAGGCTGATGGTGCCAAAAGTAGAGGCATCGCTGTCGCCGGCATCAGCAGTTACCGTGCCTTCAACAATGGTATCGCCAGATTCGAGGGTGACGTTGGCAGCCGTCACCGATGCATTTTTGGTAACGGTAATACCCGCAGCGGTAAGACTGAGGTCACCATCAAAGTCCACGTCGGCCGCTAACTTAAAGTCATCGACCCCGGCATTTTTGTATTCGGTATCCGCGGCATTTTTCGCAAATACCATATTGTTGGACGTGGTGAGCGAGAGGCCGTCGGCAGAAATCTTGGCAAAATCAAAAGCCAGGGTGGCACCGGACAGGCCGACCTGACCGAGAGTGGTGCCATCACCTGCAGCCTTGAGCCAGGCATCCGCTTGTACACCATTGGTCGCTGTCAGGGTGATATCTACTGCGGTTACATCAATACCCGCATCGATATCGTCGGCATTGACCTCCAGTGCAAAGCCCAGGTCAACCGCACCACCAGTCTCTTCCCACACAATGTCGCCGGCACTGACGGTCAGACTCGCGGCATTGTCGGTAATGTAGAAATCGTTCACGGTATCGACACGCACGATTGCCGCGGTGATATTGCCGAGATCATCGTAGTCGGCGTCGCCATCCAGCAGCACCGTGCCGGTGCTGCCGTCGGCAGTGGCATCCGCAGAAAGACTGCCATTAATCGCGATATCACTCGCGTGCAGACTGACATCGGAGCCGGAAACAACGTTGCCTGCTGCGATCGATATACTGCCACCGGTGATATCCAGCTGATCGTAGGTATCGAGATTACCCACGATCACCAGGTCACCGGTGCCCGCAGACTCTGCCAACACCACCGCGCCGCTGCCGCCGTCAATTTTGGCGGAGGCACTGTCGATATCAATCAGACCCGCGGTCGCGGTACTGCCATCGTCGGTACCCAGCGCCGTCATATTGCCGCTAATGGTAACTTGTGTATCGGCGGTAATATTGACGTTGCTCGCCAGCACTTCACCGGCAAGATTAATGCTGTCACCAATAAAGGTGGCCACTGTCTCGACGTCGTTGGCCGTTACCGAGTCGCGGGTATCGATAGTTGCCGCACTCGCCACATCAATGGTGTCGGCACTGATGGTAATACCACCGTCGGCCAGCAGATCACCGGCCAGGGAAATGTCCGTGGTAACGCCGGCACCCGCGGCACCAATATAAATACTGCCACCATCCTGCTGCAGCTCGGTGGGTGCGCTGGCATCGCCCACATTGACCTTCGCCGCATCGACATAAATGGCCTGGATAGCGTTACCCGCGGTCAGTACCGCTCCGCTATCCACCACCACCTGATTACCGCGGATATCGACTCCGCTGGCCGTGTTGATTTTGCCGGAAACAGTAACCAGACCACTGGAGGAAACCGCATAGGAATTATCGTCGAGCGCAGTGATTCCATCATCGGAAAATGCCGGCGTACTCAGATCCAGCCAGCTGTCGATTTCACTCTGGGAAGGGGTTTTTACCGAGAACTGCCCCACGTTGATAATCCCGGACGGGCCTACCAGAAAACCATAAGAGCTGGCGAATACCACATTGCCGCCCAGGGTCCCATCCTGGTAGCTGTTCAGTACACCATGCACTTCCGGGCGGCTATTGCGTACGATGTTCACCAGCTGGTCGATATCCTTGTCCAGCTCCAGGTTGACGGTATTCAGATCCCCCACCACGAAGTCATTGAAAACGTTGACTCCGACACTACCGTTTTTGTATTTACTGGTGACCTTCTGGACGTTGCTCCCCAGATCCTCAACATCCGTAAACTTATCCACAGCGTCGATATTGTGGGTCGCCGCAAATAGATTGACCGCCCCCCCGAAAGCAACGCACCCAGAGTTACCGTTTTGCCTGTATGCGTGCGCTTTCTCCAGTTTGGTTCAGCGCTCTGAGTGCGAGTGGCATAGCGAATGGCACGGGCAAGCAGTTGGTGGCGAAAGGGCTTCATGTGTATGGTCCTTGAAAACAGCTGGGAGTGTTTTCGTCGTTTTAATTTTTTTAATGACCGCCAAATGAACGGCCATGTTTATTTCCTTGCTAAAACAGCAAAGCAGTCGCGCCGAAACTACGGCTCACGACTGCTTTCGACCGGGGTGGAGACACTAAACCCCGGGTATATATTGCCGAAACGCCGGCGTTTTTAATTCAGCGTACCGGCCTCGGCTCGCTCTTTCGCTTCCTCGACGGCATTGGCCTTCAGCTGCTGCCTGGAGAGCTGCCGCAAGGCACCAAGGGAGTGGAGATGGGCATAAACCCAGGCCAATTGACCACTTTTAAACCAGGCCTGTACCTGCTCGGACTCCACCTGTAACAGCTTGGCCTCATCCACCACGTGTAATCCTTCAAGACGTACCGGCTTGCCATCGCCAGCCATTACCTGGATATCAAAGGGTTTGAACAATTCCTGCTCAGCCAGCGCCGCGCAGAACTCATGGGTAGCCTTGTAGGACTTGTCGAAGTTGGTGAGAAACTGCAATACGTTGTTCAGGGTCTCGCTGTTTTCCCCCTGCTCATCAAACAGCGGCTGACCGTCTTCTTCAGAAAACTGGTCACTCGTCTCATCAAAACAGACGGTCTGGTTATCGGTCATGGCGAAGGGGTAGCGACGGATAAAGGCCGGTACATAATTGCCCTGCCATACACCGTCCTCGTCAACCTGGGCGTGCTGGTTATTGCGCAGGGACAGCAAGGCCAGGGGAAAGTACTGACCACTTTCACTGCGACTGAAAAAAATTGGCAGGTCCCGGCTGGCTTCAAAGAACTCGATACCGGTAAGCGGGACAGAATTGATCTCGCGGGAAAAACGGAATTTATCACTCGGGGAAAACTTCAGGCTGCGGTGATTCTCACGGTTCAGGGCAACCGGCTTGCGATAAAACAGCAATTCACTCATCAATGTATTCTCAAAATCTTAGATATATAGTTTTTGTAACCATCCCGCGGAGATACCACATATCAGGGCTATGTGGCGGGGAAAACTTTATGTGACAAATTTAACGCCTTTAACGTGAACCGATAAGAATTATTTTCAACCGTAATCACCTTAAGGCAGCTAAGTCACGAAGACACCCGTAATCCGATGGCAAATGGGGAAAAGCCTGATGATGGATGGCCCCGCTCTTAAAGGCATCCAGCGCACCTGTATAGCCATAAGACTCAGCAATTTCGTTGGTCGCAGGGTAATCTCCGGAAGTAAATGCACGCTGCGCAAATTCAGTATCGCCCCACCCCGCAGAAAAAATTAGACGATCGACCAACTCAATGCGTGCACTGAGAAAAACAAACAAAAAAACTGCCCCTCCGAGTGCCCCCGCAGCCAGAAACTGCCTTAACATAGCGCTTAGCTCACTGTTTGCTCCTGAATCCACTCTTGTCACTGCGAGGCGTTACCAAGCCACCTTTCGACGAGCCCTTGGAGATAATTACGGAACGGCAACAGTATTCCCCTCACGTAGAGAGAAATATTTTTAAATTTTCTCTGAAATAACTAGAACAGCTCCGGAAACAAAAAAACCGGAGTGCTTTTTGATCAACCACTATGTCCCAGCACGAACAATTACCCGAACTGACCGGGCAGCTTTATGAGGAACTGCGCCGATGTGCAAGGCGCATCCTCGGCAATCAGCCTGATGGCCTCACCCTGCAGACGACGGATGTGGTGCACGAGGCCTGCCTGCGGTTAATGGAGTCCCCCGCACAGTTTGAAAGCCGCACCCACCTCTACCGCTGCGCGGCCAAGGCCATGCGACACCTGCTGGTGGATCACGCCCGGGCCAAATCCGCACAAAAGCGCAGTGGCCAGCATATGCGTACTATCTGGATGGACAGCCTGCTCGGGGATATTGATGTGAACCTTGGGCTAATGACCATTGACCAGACGCTGACCGAAATGTCGCAAATTAGTGATCGCCTGGAAAGTATTGCGGAACTGCACTACCTCGCCGGTTTTACCCAGAGCAAAGTGGCTGAGATTATGGAAATCAGTGTGGCTACCGTGGAGCGGGAGCTGAAGTTTGTTCGCGCCTTCCTCACCGACCGCCTGCAAGAGCAGCACCACCCGACCTGCGCCTGAGAATATATGCCGATTAACAATATCCGACTGAATGTCATCAAAGACCTGTTCGACCGCTGCTGTGAGTCACCCGCGAGCGATCGCTCTCAGATTCTGCAAGCCAGCGATGCCAGCCCGGAAGAAATTGCGGAAGTACAGCGCTTGCTGGCCTGTCACGACAGTGCCGACAGCAGCGGAAGCCAGACCAATATCATCGGACAACAACTGAAAACTCTCAGCCAGAGCCTGCCCAGCGGGCAACTGCTGGGGGCATACGCCATCGAAGAGGAAATCGGCCGCGGCGGCATGGGAATCGTATTCCGCGCGAAACGGGCGGACGGGAACTACGACCAGCAAGTAGCAATCAAGATAGCGCCCAGTTTTGCCAGTAGCGAAGAACTGAAGCACTTCCATCAGGAAAGACAGATTCTGGCGAAACTGCAACATCCGAACATTGCCACTCTTCTAGACGGCGGCAGCACTAATGACAACCGCCCCTACCTCGTCATGGAGTACGTGGAAGGTCACCCGATCCACGAGTATTGTCGGATCAACAAGTTAGGCCTGCGAGCCCGCTTGCGCCTGTTCGCTGCCGTTTGTGAAGCGGTCGGCTACGCCCACAGCCATCTGATCATTCACCGGGACATAAAGCCGGATAATGTACTGGTGACCGACAAAGGCCAGGTCAAGCTACTCGATTTCGGTATTGGCAAGGCCTTGCAGGTCGATGGCGAGCGCACCCAAGCCACGGCATTGAAAGGCATGACGCTGGCCTACGCCAGCCCCGAACAAATACGCGGCGAACGCACCACCACCGCAACGGATGTCTACGGCCTGGGCGCCCTGCTGTATTGCCTCCTGACCGAGCAATCCCCCCACCGCTTTGGCGATAACAGCGCCGAAAAAGCAATCCAGGCAATCTGCCATACAACCCCCACTGCCCCCAGCCGCGCACTGCCGGATTCAGCCACCTTCACCGAGCGCCGCTTACTCCGCGGAGATCTGGACAATATATCCAGCAAGGCGTTGCGCAAGGAGCCGGAACTTCGCTATGCCAGTGCCAGTGAGCTGCAACGGGACATTGAACGCTACCTGCGCCGGGAACCAGTCCTGGCCACGCCGCCCAGTTTCCTATACCGCGCCGGAAGGTTGATCTCCCGCTATCCAGTAGCATCAGCGCTCTCGCTTTCCGTATTCATTACCGTTGCCCTGGGCTTCGGCGCAGCCCTGTACCTGGCCAGCAAACTGCGCGCCGAGCGAGACAATCTACTAATTGCGCAGGCGGAAACTGAAAAGCAGGCGCAAACTGCCGAAAGAACAGCACAGCTACTTACCGACATGTTTAGCGCAGCCTCGCCCGCCAACGCACAGGGGCGAACCATTGATGTTGATGAACTTCTCCAGATCGCCGTCGCCAACACCAGAAACTCCCTTGAAACTTCACCTGAAGTTCGCACGCAACTTCTGAAAA
It encodes:
- a CDS encoding ECF-type sigma factor, translating into MSQHEQLPELTGQLYEELRRCARRILGNQPDGLTLQTTDVVHEACLRLMESPAQFESRTHLYRCAAKAMRHLLVDHARAKSAQKRSGQHMRTIWMDSLLGDIDVNLGLMTIDQTLTEMSQISDRLESIAELHYLAGFTQSKVAEIMEISVATVERELKFVRAFLTDRLQEQHHPTCA
- a CDS encoding serine/threonine-protein kinase — translated: MPINNIRLNVIKDLFDRCCESPASDRSQILQASDASPEEIAEVQRLLACHDSADSSGSQTNIIGQQLKTLSQSLPSGQLLGAYAIEEEIGRGGMGIVFRAKRADGNYDQQVAIKIAPSFASSEELKHFHQERQILAKLQHPNIATLLDGGSTNDNRPYLVMEYVEGHPIHEYCRINKLGLRARLRLFAAVCEAVGYAHSHLIIHRDIKPDNVLVTDKGQVKLLDFGIGKALQVDGERTQATALKGMTLAYASPEQIRGERTTTATDVYGLGALLYCLLTEQSPHRFGDNSAEKAIQAICHTTPTAPSRALPDSATFTERRLLRGDLDNISSKALRKEPELRYASASELQRDIERYLRREPVLATPPSFLYRAGRLISRYPVASALSLSVFITVALGFGAALYLASKLRAERDNLLIAQAETEKQAQTAERTAQLLTDMFSAASPANAQGRTIDVDELLQIAVANTRNSLETSPEVRTQLLKTLAQVKFNTGKYLDAVELQKEAMSLSESDQTQDPAALAGDLSALGEFYREADELQLSLETLAASAELISDLEVPLLLAQTKMRTGLTLLQMGKPQEALHYFDTAIPLWEISPEQNPELGINIRHNLAITYYDLADFSAAAELEEEVLRNKAELYGDSHPKTLDSYQFLGQCYMRINRWGDAKLQLEHAYKVGKEIFSGDQVTLRLTGRKYANLLRRLGYYNQSIQILTELINSDSQNQETTAQLLNSRGYAYFEMGQMEKSREDLDKSVAILSGFLPESSSKSFLARANLGETMTRTGDRDAGIALIEKIHHLNAEQYGEDDYGIAAIYFRYARIALHEGRLDEAQQFTDKARAINKKYYDRNHPLQLELDEVDIGVDIALGNLELARNKSEKLIKRIGEIFPDDAPVLAQNKSVYGEIIWQLGDRLKGAQLIIESSKKLNPILAINSEKYLQLQARLKLVQ
- a CDS encoding SapC family protein, which translates into the protein MSELLFYRKPVALNRENHRSLKFSPSDKFRFSREINSVPLTGIEFFEASRDLPIFFSRSESGQYFPLALLSLRNNQHAQVDEDGVWQGNYVPAFIRRYPFAMTDNQTVCFDETSDQFSEEDGQPLFDEQGENSETLNNVLQFLTNFDKSYKATHEFCAALAEQELFKPFDIQVMAGDGKPVRLEGLHVVDEAKLLQVESEQVQAWFKSGQLAWVYAHLHSLGALRQLSRQQLKANAVEEAKERAEAGTLN